In the Ilumatobacteraceae bacterium genome, one interval contains:
- a CDS encoding AMP-binding protein — protein MYPGAHLETHADRPAVIMAESGWVQTFAELDAAANQLSHLLRSAGLRPGDHIALCMENHPRYLEILWGLDYAGLIYTAASSRLTTEELAYIVDDCGARAFITSKQQAEQAAELIASTPAVELRLMLDGTIEGYESFESAVDAQPTEPLAERTAGTDMLYSSGTTGRPKGVLPAFVPEPLETRVTGVAGMLSILFGLNDSSVYLTPAPMYHAAPLRFSMSALANGATVVVMEHFDAERYLQVVERYSITHSQVVPTMFVRMLKLPDETRARYDVSSIECVIHAAAPCPVPVKQQMIDWWGPVLHEYYAGTEGNGFVYCNSDMWLAHPGTVGTPINCVVHIVGDDGEEVPNGESGTVFFEGGASFEYHNDPEKTAGSRHPEGWSTLGDIGYLDDDNFLYLTDRKAYMIISGGVNIYPQEAENVLTMHDAVLDVAVFGIPNDDFGEEVKAVVQPREMPVDDDAAAALASELIRYCREHLADVKCPRSIDFREELPRHPTGKLYKRLLKDEYWEAVERSI, from the coding sequence ATGTATCCCGGAGCGCACCTCGAGACCCACGCCGACCGCCCCGCCGTCATCATGGCCGAAAGCGGCTGGGTCCAGACCTTCGCCGAGCTCGACGCGGCAGCGAACCAGCTGAGCCACCTGCTCCGATCGGCCGGTCTCCGACCAGGCGACCACATCGCACTCTGCATGGAGAACCACCCGCGCTACCTCGAGATCCTGTGGGGGCTCGACTACGCGGGGTTGATCTACACGGCGGCGTCGTCACGCCTCACCACCGAGGAGTTGGCCTACATCGTCGACGACTGCGGTGCCCGCGCCTTCATCACGTCGAAGCAGCAGGCCGAGCAGGCGGCCGAGTTGATCGCCTCGACCCCTGCGGTCGAACTCCGGCTGATGCTCGACGGCACGATCGAGGGCTACGAGTCGTTCGAGTCGGCGGTCGACGCGCAACCGACCGAACCGCTCGCAGAGCGCACGGCCGGTACCGACATGCTGTACTCGTCGGGGACCACCGGACGCCCCAAGGGCGTGCTCCCGGCGTTCGTGCCCGAGCCGCTCGAGACGCGCGTCACCGGCGTGGCCGGCATGTTGAGCATCCTCTTCGGGTTGAACGACTCCAGCGTCTATCTGACACCGGCGCCGATGTACCACGCGGCGCCGCTCCGGTTCTCGATGTCGGCGCTCGCCAACGGGGCAACCGTCGTGGTCATGGAGCACTTCGACGCCGAGCGCTACCTCCAGGTCGTCGAGCGGTACTCGATCACCCACAGTCAGGTCGTGCCGACGATGTTCGTCCGCATGTTGAAGCTCCCCGACGAGACTCGCGCCCGGTACGACGTATCGTCGATCGAGTGCGTGATCCACGCCGCTGCGCCGTGCCCGGTCCCCGTCAAGCAGCAGATGATCGATTGGTGGGGGCCGGTCCTGCACGAGTACTACGCCGGCACCGAGGGGAACGGGTTCGTCTACTGCAACAGCGACATGTGGCTCGCTCACCCCGGCACCGTCGGTACGCCGATCAACTGCGTCGTCCACATCGTCGGTGACGACGGCGAGGAGGTGCCGAACGGCGAGTCGGGCACCGTGTTCTTCGAAGGTGGTGCCAGCTTCGAGTACCACAACGACCCGGAGAAGACCGCCGGCTCCCGCCATCCCGAGGGGTGGTCGACCCTCGGCGACATCGGGTACCTCGACGACGACAACTTCCTCTACCTCACCGACCGCAAGGCGTACATGATCATCTCGGGCGGGGTGAACATCTACCCGCAGGAGGCCGAGAACGTCCTGACGATGCACGACGCCGTGCTCGATGTCGCCGTGTTCGGCATTCCCAACGACGACTTCGGCGAGGAGGTCAAAGCGGTGGTGCAGCCGCGCGAGATGCCCGTCGACGACGATGCCGCTGCCGCACTCGCGAGCGAACTGATCCGGTACTGCCGCGAGCACCTCGCCGACGTCAAGTGTCCCCGATCGATCGACTTCCGTGAGGAACTCCCCCGCCACCCGACCGGGAAGCTGTACAAGCGGCTCCTCAAGGACGAGTACTGGGAGGCGGTCGAGCGTTCGATCTGA
- a CDS encoding acyl-CoA dehydrogenase family protein, translating into MTVIESTLTADEQRVSDLVEHLIETHPPATTSPVEFLGAQYDLGLAWVHFDDGFGGLGLNPKLQRLVNERVRSAGGPFSMARNPIGYGMCGPTVHAWGSDEQKQRYLRPLFTCEEIWCQLFSEPGSGSDFAGLSSKGVRDGDEWIVNGQKVWTTLAHVSRWGLLVVRTDAEAVKHAGLTAFVVDMQADTVETRPLRQMTGEAEFNEVYFTDTRIPHSEMLGNPGDGWRVSLTTLMNERTSIGGSIPSRGSGTIADLLDVWNGLPDDRKDASTRDRVTALWVRAEVHRFTNIRANQNRRLGDPGPEGSIGKMESANLNKAIYEAMVDLMGADGMLYGSYEMVRPEMTMGADSLQKKFLRSRANSIEGGTTEVMQNILGERVLGLPGDVRVDRDVPWSQVPRN; encoded by the coding sequence ATGACGGTGATCGAGAGCACGTTGACGGCCGACGAGCAGCGGGTGAGCGACCTGGTCGAGCACCTGATCGAAACGCATCCGCCGGCGACCACGTCGCCCGTCGAGTTCCTCGGCGCCCAGTACGACCTCGGTCTGGCGTGGGTCCATTTCGACGACGGCTTCGGAGGCCTCGGCCTGAACCCGAAGCTGCAGCGGCTGGTCAACGAGCGAGTCCGCAGCGCCGGAGGCCCGTTCTCGATGGCCCGCAACCCGATCGGCTACGGCATGTGTGGTCCGACGGTCCACGCCTGGGGGAGCGACGAGCAGAAGCAGCGGTACCTCCGTCCGCTGTTCACCTGCGAGGAGATCTGGTGCCAGCTGTTCAGCGAGCCCGGTTCCGGCTCCGACTTCGCCGGACTCTCGTCGAAGGGCGTCCGTGACGGCGACGAGTGGATCGTCAACGGCCAGAAGGTGTGGACCACGCTCGCCCACGTCTCGCGCTGGGGCCTGCTCGTCGTCCGCACCGACGCGGAAGCGGTCAAGCACGCCGGCCTGACCGCATTCGTCGTCGACATGCAGGCCGACACGGTCGAGACCCGGCCGTTGCGGCAGATGACCGGCGAGGCCGAGTTCAACGAGGTGTACTTCACCGACACCCGCATCCCGCACTCCGAGATGCTCGGCAATCCGGGCGACGGGTGGCGTGTCTCACTCACCACGCTCATGAACGAACGCACCTCGATCGGTGGGTCGATCCCTTCACGTGGGTCGGGGACGATCGCCGACCTGCTCGACGTGTGGAACGGTCTCCCCGACGATCGCAAGGACGCTTCGACGCGAGATCGAGTCACGGCACTCTGGGTGCGCGCCGAAGTGCACCGATTCACCAACATCCGCGCCAACCAGAATCGTCGTCTCGGCGACCCGGGCCCCGAGGGGTCGATCGGCAAGATGGAGTCGGCCAACCTCAACAAGGCGATCTACGAGGCGATGGTCGACCTGATGGGTGCCGACGGCATGCTGTACGGCAGCTACGAGATGGTGCGGCCAGAGATGACCATGGGCGCCGACTCACTGCAGAAGAAGTTCCTCAGGTCGCGAGCGAACTCGATCGAGGGCGGCACGACCGAGGTCATGCAGAACATCCTCGGCGAGCGCGTCCTCGGTCTGCCCGGAGACGTGCGGGTCGATCGCGACGTGCCGTGGAGTCAGGTCCCGCGGAACTGA
- a CDS encoding transglutaminase-like domain-containing protein gives MGRTQRSEIGDRIAPFADAVASPDATLDELVLWLSKALQPELDVIGVMTELDVLAADCPTPTRDGVMRFLTGEAGFEGDRTDYHRWQNSCIDHVLATRRGMPITLSVVAIEVARRVGVRLAGVGMPGHFLVGDPTDPRWFADPFHGHTDLTRDACRNLLVIQGVSRWSDRFLETIPPRLVVARILNNLKVSCERRSDAVRLAIVMQARQALPEFAAERAASLEALAPLN, from the coding sequence GTGGGTCGGACGCAGCGATCGGAGATCGGGGACCGGATCGCACCGTTCGCCGACGCCGTGGCGTCGCCCGACGCCACGCTCGACGAACTGGTTCTCTGGCTGTCGAAGGCGCTCCAGCCCGAGCTCGACGTGATCGGGGTGATGACCGAACTCGACGTGCTGGCGGCGGACTGCCCGACGCCGACCCGCGACGGGGTCATGCGGTTCCTCACCGGCGAGGCAGGCTTCGAGGGCGATCGCACCGATTATCACCGCTGGCAGAACTCGTGCATCGACCACGTGCTCGCGACCCGGCGGGGTATGCCGATCACGCTGTCGGTGGTCGCGATCGAGGTCGCCCGTCGGGTGGGTGTCCGGCTGGCGGGCGTCGGCATGCCGGGGCACTTCCTGGTCGGCGACCCGACCGACCCGCGCTGGTTCGCCGACCCGTTCCACGGCCACACCGACCTCACCCGTGATGCGTGCCGGAACCTGCTCGTGATCCAGGGGGTGTCGCGCTGGTCGGACCGCTTCCTCGAGACCATCCCGCCGCGCCTCGTCGTCGCGCGGATCCTCAACAATCTCAAGGTGTCGTGCGAACGACGTTCCGACGCGGTGCGGCTCGCGATCGTGATGCAGGCGCGACAGGCGCTACCCGAGTTCGCTGCCGAGCGAGCGGCGTCGCTCGAGGCCCTCGCGCCCTTGAACTGA
- a CDS encoding succinylglutamate desuccinylase/aspartoacylase family protein produces the protein MARPSFAIGQNRVRPGFRQEVGLPIAKLVTGEDVTLPVLVLHGREDGPTVWVDAAIHGDEVGGVDIIRRVLADIDPKTLHGTLIAVPIVNVHGFMAGDRYLPDRRDLNRSFPGTARGSLAGRVAHLMMTEIVAPSDVGIDLHTGSDHRTNLPQIRADLDDPATRSLAETFGAPVMIHARTRDGSLRHAAREHGATVLLYEGGEALRFDDWAIDAGVAGVNRVLASLGMIEGETSPDRSSVESRKTGWVRAGASGIARIECALGAEVDAGDRLGVISNSFGRRLATIKAARTGVVIGRLEAPLVNRGDAVVHIAEIV, from the coding sequence ATGGCCCGTCCGTCGTTCGCGATCGGGCAGAACCGGGTCCGCCCGGGGTTCCGACAGGAGGTCGGGCTCCCGATCGCGAAGCTCGTCACCGGAGAAGACGTGACGCTCCCGGTGCTCGTGCTCCACGGTCGCGAGGACGGCCCCACGGTGTGGGTCGACGCCGCGATCCACGGCGACGAGGTCGGCGGGGTCGACATCATCCGACGTGTGCTGGCCGACATCGACCCGAAGACGTTGCACGGCACCTTGATCGCGGTGCCGATCGTCAACGTGCACGGTTTCATGGCCGGCGACCGCTACCTGCCGGACCGGCGCGACCTCAACCGCTCCTTCCCCGGAACGGCACGAGGTTCCCTGGCCGGTCGCGTGGCGCATCTGATGATGACCGAGATCGTCGCACCGAGCGACGTCGGCATCGACCTCCACACCGGTTCCGACCACCGCACGAACCTCCCGCAGATCCGCGCCGATCTCGACGATCCGGCCACACGGTCATTGGCCGAGACCTTCGGGGCACCGGTGATGATCCATGCTCGGACCCGCGACGGGTCCCTTCGCCATGCCGCCCGTGAGCACGGCGCCACGGTGCTGCTCTACGAGGGCGGCGAGGCACTGCGGTTCGACGATTGGGCGATCGACGCCGGTGTCGCCGGTGTCAACCGCGTCCTCGCGTCGCTCGGCATGATCGAGGGCGAGACCTCACCCGACCGGTCGTCCGTCGAGTCACGCAAGACCGGCTGGGTCCGCGCCGGTGCCTCCGGGATCGCTCGGATCGAGTGCGCGCTCGGGGCCGAGGTCGACGCCGGCGACCGGTTGGGCGTGATCTCCAACTCCTTCGGTCGCCGCCTGGCGACGATCAAGGCGGCGCGAACCGGTGTCGTCATCGGGCGCCTCGAGGCCCCGCTGGTGAACCGCGGCGACGCCGTGGTCCACATCGCCGAGATCGTCTGA
- a CDS encoding xanthine dehydrogenase family protein molybdopterin-binding subunit yields MKTEQATDLADWDEGRDMRELGSSSRRREAEDKLTGSARYAADTRLPDQLQLTFVRSPHPHAEVTSIDASEALNVPGVVAVITNDDLPDDLTWYEEELPFFAEIARFVGDEVAAVVARTLDAARDGAAAVHVEYALLDHVTDPVTALGADAPSIHGDSNLVAEPEVTERGDVETALDTAAFVVESEYRTPTAIHNALEPHGAVAHWHGDQLDLWASTQGVNDVREMVAEALGLHHQQVRVVADHIGGGFGAKQVPWKPTVAAALASRLTGHPVQAMNDRRGENLAAGKRNGTVQRLRLGADADGRLVGIDADLIADNGAYGVAGEASNVAGSYRHLYRCDAVRTRSRRVYTNTGPAVAFRAPGYVEAAFALESAMDELAHLVGIDPLEFRRLNRAETDQVADLPWSSPSGLPTAIDRIDEHRIESGSAPPSGMVRGHGIAVNEWMAATAMPPGYAWAEFNNDGSVHIATSTQDIGTGTRTALAQVAAEELGIAPNRIRVSMGDTAAGPPAPTSAGSTTIPTMAPAVRAAASALRTRALAVAAQHLHVPADELRLDDEMVRAVDDPDTSIRLADLLEALAPEGIHAEGGRTETATDVSPRTHSAALADVLVDRDTGEIRVERLVVAPDCGRIIDRKLADSQVIGGATQGIGFALCEEQLIDHRLGHVVNANLEDYLVPTIGDTCEIVHAEVGVPDLAANPLGVKGLGELPLIPVPAAIANAVYDAIGVRFRELPLTRRRVLEALALDPADHGEEA; encoded by the coding sequence GTGAAGACCGAGCAGGCCACCGACCTCGCCGACTGGGACGAGGGTCGCGACATGCGCGAGCTCGGGTCGTCGTCACGCCGGCGCGAGGCCGAGGACAAATTGACCGGCTCGGCCCGGTACGCCGCCGACACCCGGCTCCCCGACCAACTGCAGCTCACGTTCGTCCGCAGCCCGCACCCGCACGCCGAGGTGACCTCGATCGACGCGTCCGAGGCGCTGAACGTGCCCGGTGTCGTCGCCGTGATCACCAACGACGACCTACCCGACGACCTGACCTGGTACGAGGAGGAGCTGCCCTTCTTCGCGGAGATCGCGCGTTTCGTCGGCGACGAGGTGGCCGCCGTGGTGGCACGCACGCTCGACGCCGCACGAGACGGCGCTGCCGCCGTCCACGTGGAGTACGCGCTGCTCGATCACGTGACCGATCCGGTCACAGCACTCGGCGCCGACGCACCGTCGATCCACGGTGATTCCAACCTCGTCGCCGAGCCCGAGGTCACCGAGCGAGGAGACGTCGAGACGGCACTCGACACCGCTGCGTTCGTCGTCGAGTCCGAGTACCGCACTCCCACCGCGATCCACAATGCACTCGAACCGCACGGCGCCGTCGCCCACTGGCACGGTGACCAACTCGACCTCTGGGCCTCGACGCAGGGGGTCAACGACGTGCGCGAGATGGTCGCCGAGGCACTCGGCCTCCATCATCAGCAGGTGCGGGTCGTCGCCGATCACATCGGCGGTGGGTTCGGGGCCAAGCAGGTCCCGTGGAAGCCGACGGTGGCGGCCGCGCTCGCGTCGCGTCTCACCGGTCACCCGGTCCAGGCGATGAACGACCGACGCGGCGAGAACCTCGCCGCCGGCAAACGGAACGGCACGGTCCAGCGCCTCCGTCTCGGCGCCGACGCCGACGGACGGCTCGTCGGCATCGACGCCGACCTGATCGCCGACAACGGCGCGTACGGCGTCGCCGGCGAGGCCAGCAACGTCGCCGGCAGTTACCGGCACCTCTACCGCTGTGACGCCGTCAGGACCCGCTCCAGGCGGGTCTACACGAACACCGGCCCGGCGGTGGCGTTCCGAGCCCCCGGGTACGTCGAGGCGGCGTTCGCGTTGGAGTCGGCGATGGACGAGCTGGCGCACCTGGTCGGCATCGATCCGCTCGAGTTCCGGCGACTCAACCGAGCCGAGACCGACCAGGTCGCGGATCTGCCGTGGTCGTCGCCGTCGGGGCTGCCGACCGCGATCGACCGCATCGACGAACACCGCATCGAGAGCGGGTCGGCGCCTCCGTCCGGCATGGTGCGCGGACACGGGATCGCCGTCAACGAATGGATGGCCGCCACGGCGATGCCGCCGGGCTACGCCTGGGCGGAGTTCAACAACGACGGGTCGGTCCACATCGCCACCAGCACCCAGGACATCGGCACCGGCACCCGTACCGCACTCGCCCAGGTCGCCGCCGAGGAGCTCGGCATCGCGCCGAACCGGATACGCGTGTCGATGGGTGACACCGCCGCCGGTCCCCCGGCACCGACCAGCGCCGGGAGTACGACGATCCCGACGATGGCCCCGGCCGTTCGCGCCGCCGCGAGCGCACTCAGAACGCGAGCGCTGGCCGTCGCCGCGCAGCACCTGCACGTTCCGGCCGACGAACTCCGGCTCGACGACGAGATGGTCCGTGCCGTCGACGACCCCGACACGTCGATACGCTTGGCCGACCTGCTCGAAGCGCTCGCTCCCGAGGGCATCCACGCCGAGGGAGGGAGGACCGAGACCGCCACCGACGTCAGCCCGAGAACGCACAGCGCCGCGCTGGCCGACGTGCTCGTCGACCGCGACACCGGCGAGATCCGGGTCGAGCGGCTCGTCGTGGCGCCCGACTGCGGCCGCATCATCGACCGGAAGCTGGCCGACAGCCAGGTGATCGGCGGTGCAACGCAAGGCATCGGCTTCGCCCTGTGCGAGGAGCAGCTGATCGACCACCGACTCGGTCATGTGGTCAACGCGAACCTCGAGGACTACCTCGTACCGACGATCGGCGACACGTGCGAGATCGTGCACGCCGAGGTCGGCGTGCCCGATCTCGCCGCGAATCCGCTCGGCGTCAAGGGGCTCGGCGAACTGCCGCTGATCCCCGTCCCGGCGGCAATCGCCAACGCGGTGTACGACGCGATCGGTGTGCGATTCCGAGAGCTCCCACTCACCCGCCGGCGTGTCCTCGAAGCGCTCGCCCTCGACCCCGCCGACCACGGCGAGGAGGCGTGA
- a CDS encoding FAD binding domain-containing protein translates to MQPFAYHRADDSSRPDGPGTELLAGGTDLLPAMKVGLVTPVSVIDLKHSDLNDTIERTATGWRLDALATLADVEDHAGLRASIPAIGEAAASAATRQLRTRATIAGNLLQRSRCSYYRNPDLTCWLEGGTTCFAREGRHEHHATVDTGPCISTQPSDLPGVLVALDALVEVRVGDQTTTRPIGEHFSSPTDERRSLNTLAAGEIVTAVIVPAADRASVYLKAMDRAAWQFALVGVAAVIADGGVRLTAGGVAPVPWRLDAVEQHLAGVAPDELTDEIIDLAAALAGTGMDPLPDNRYKVTLLAGLVRQALRRLRSM, encoded by the coding sequence ATGCAACCGTTCGCCTACCACCGAGCCGACGACTCGTCACGACCCGACGGGCCGGGTACCGAACTCCTCGCCGGGGGCACCGACCTGCTCCCGGCGATGAAGGTCGGCCTCGTGACCCCCGTGTCGGTGATCGATCTGAAGCACTCCGACCTGAACGACACGATCGAACGCACGGCGACCGGCTGGCGTCTCGACGCACTCGCAACCCTCGCCGACGTCGAAGACCACGCGGGGCTGCGTGCCTCGATCCCGGCGATCGGCGAGGCGGCCGCATCGGCGGCGACCCGACAGCTCCGCACGAGGGCGACGATCGCCGGCAACCTGCTGCAACGCTCACGGTGCAGCTACTACCGGAATCCCGACCTGACCTGCTGGCTGGAGGGTGGGACCACGTGCTTCGCCCGAGAAGGCCGACACGAACACCACGCCACCGTCGACACCGGCCCGTGCATCTCGACCCAACCGTCCGATCTCCCCGGCGTGCTCGTCGCCCTCGATGCACTCGTCGAGGTCCGGGTGGGCGACCAGACGACGACCCGCCCGATCGGCGAGCACTTCTCGTCACCCACCGACGAGCGACGGTCGTTGAACACCCTGGCAGCCGGCGAGATCGTGACCGCGGTCATCGTCCCTGCCGCCGACCGTGCCTCGGTCTATCTCAAGGCGATGGACCGGGCCGCCTGGCAGTTCGCCCTGGTCGGGGTCGCCGCAGTGATCGCCGACGGTGGCGTCCGCCTCACCGCCGGCGGCGTGGCCCCGGTGCCGTGGCGCCTCGACGCGGTCGAGCAGCACCTGGCCGGCGTGGCCCCCGATGAGCTGACCGACGAGATCATCGACCTCGCGGCGGCGCTCGCCGGAACCGGCATGGATCCCCTCCCCGACAACCGGTACAAGGTCACCCTGCTCGCCGGACTCGTCCGACAGGCGCTTCGCCGACTCCGCTCGATGTGA
- a CDS encoding ATP-dependent zinc protease — protein sequence MNHDGPSDTVAGWREWVALPDLDVPWVKAKLDTGARSSSIHAFDIEEFERDGAPWVSFAVHPWQRSEVDTVRSELPVVDRRAIRSSTGHEDERLVVRTTIRVVGHDLDAELTLANRDDMGFRMLVGREAMRGVLLVDPGRSYLGGRPKRSTRRKNRGKA from the coding sequence GTGAATCACGACGGCCCTTCGGACACCGTTGCCGGCTGGCGCGAATGGGTGGCGCTTCCCGACCTCGACGTGCCCTGGGTCAAGGCCAAACTCGACACCGGGGCCAGGTCGTCGTCGATCCATGCGTTCGACATCGAGGAGTTCGAACGCGACGGCGCTCCATGGGTGTCGTTCGCCGTCCACCCGTGGCAGCGATCCGAGGTCGATACGGTCCGCTCCGAGTTGCCCGTCGTCGATCGACGGGCGATCAGGAGCTCGACCGGGCACGAGGACGAGCGGCTCGTCGTCCGCACCACGATCAGGGTGGTCGGTCACGATCTCGACGCGGAGCTGACGCTGGCGAACCGCGACGACATGGGGTTCCGGATGCTCGTCGGCCGAGAGGCGATGCGCGGCGTGCTGCTGGTCGACCCCGGACGTTCGTACCTGGGCGGCCGCCCCAAGCGTTCGACCCGTCGCAAGAACCGGGGCAAGGCCTGA
- a CDS encoding DUF2007 domain-containing protein: MSDIEEHPEPLVVATYSDRGEAEVTKAHLSDNGIRAEIVDEVEGGALPVDGESGVRVVVPAADAELARAILAG, encoded by the coding sequence ATGAGTGACATCGAGGAGCATCCCGAGCCGCTGGTCGTCGCGACCTATTCCGATCGCGGCGAGGCCGAGGTCACGAAAGCCCACCTCAGCGACAACGGCATCCGCGCCGAGATCGTCGACGAGGTCGAGGGTGGAGCGCTCCCGGTCGATGGTGAGTCAGGCGTCCGGGTCGTGGTTCCCGCCGCCGACGCCGAGTTGGCTCGCGCCATCCTCGCCGGCTGA
- a CDS encoding (2Fe-2S)-binding protein: protein MRTTDPTERSSNTTALVSLQINGEERSVAVEPRRVLLDVIRDDVGLTGTKQVCEMGNCGACTVLLDNEAVYSCLVLGVECDGRSVETVESLADGPDLHPIQAAFADCDAFQCGFCTPGQMMSIEALRRRRAAADEPGDLDADIGSSLAGNLCRCGAYRHILDAARMALGDDR from the coding sequence GTGCGTACAACCGACCCGACCGAACGGTCCTCGAACACGACCGCCCTGGTGTCGCTGCAGATCAACGGCGAGGAACGTTCCGTCGCCGTCGAACCGCGACGGGTCCTGCTCGACGTGATCCGCGACGACGTCGGTTTGACCGGCACCAAGCAGGTCTGCGAGATGGGCAACTGCGGGGCGTGCACCGTGCTGCTCGACAACGAGGCGGTCTATTCGTGTCTCGTGCTCGGCGTGGAGTGCGACGGCCGGTCGGTCGAGACGGTCGAGTCGCTGGCCGACGGCCCCGACCTCCACCCGATCCAAGCGGCGTTCGCCGACTGCGACGCGTTCCAATGCGGCTTCTGCACTCCGGGCCAGATGATGAGCATCGAAGCCCTCCGCCGTCGCCGTGCTGCCGCCGACGAGCCCGGAGACCTCGACGCCGACATCGGCAGTTCGCTCGCCGGCAACCTGTGCCGGTGCGGCGCCTACCGCCACATCCTCGACGCCGCCCGGATGGCGCTGGGAGACGACCGGTGA
- a CDS encoding glycerophosphodiester phosphodiesterase, with product MHPFLDWPGPIPFAHRGGASDNPENTMPAFQHAVDLGYTYLETDVHATSDGVLVAFHDDSLDRTTDRTGKINELPWSEVRRARVDGREPIPLFDDLMEQFPDARVNIDCKAGSGVEALIASLKRLDCLDRVLVGGFSDARLRRFRSEFGDALCTSFGPQQIAALRFTGRVPWGGEAAQVPVRQGRLTIVNEQFVERAHRRGLHVHVWTIDDAHDMHRLLDLGVDGLMTDRPQILKDVLVERDAWHG from the coding sequence ATGCATCCGTTTTTGGACTGGCCGGGGCCGATCCCGTTCGCACATCGGGGCGGGGCGTCCGACAATCCGGAGAACACGATGCCGGCGTTCCAGCATGCGGTCGACCTCGGCTACACGTATCTCGAGACCGACGTCCACGCGACCAGCGACGGCGTGCTCGTGGCGTTCCACGACGACTCGCTCGACCGCACCACCGATCGAACCGGCAAGATCAACGAACTGCCGTGGAGCGAGGTGCGGCGTGCCCGCGTCGACGGGCGCGAGCCGATCCCGCTGTTCGACGACCTCATGGAGCAGTTTCCCGACGCTCGGGTCAACATCGACTGCAAGGCGGGCAGCGGCGTCGAAGCCCTGATCGCTTCGCTCAAGCGCCTCGACTGCCTCGACCGGGTGCTCGTCGGCGGGTTCAGCGACGCCCGCCTGCGTCGCTTCCGCTCCGAGTTCGGCGACGCACTCTGTACGAGCTTCGGGCCTCAGCAGATCGCGGCGCTCCGCTTCACCGGACGGGTGCCGTGGGGCGGTGAGGCAGCGCAGGTGCCGGTGCGTCAGGGTCGCCTCACGATCGTGAACGAGCAGTTCGTCGAGCGCGCCCACCGACGGGGGCTGCACGTGCATGTGTGGACGATCGACGACGCGCACGACATGCACCGACTCCTCGACCTGGGCGTCGACGGCCTGATGACCGACCGCCCGCAGATCCTCAAGGACGTGCTCGTCGAACGCGACGCCTGGCACGGGTGA